The proteins below come from a single Gordonia pseudamarae genomic window:
- a CDS encoding bifunctional 3,4-dihydroxy-2-butanone-4-phosphate synthase/GTP cyclohydrolase II, giving the protein MSEDTTAPAVAVAGATETRATFDTVERAIADIAAGKAVVVVDDEDRENEGDLIFAAEMATPELVAFMVRYTSGYLCVPLDGDDCDRLGLPPMYSMNQDKHGTAYTVTVDARLGVGTGISAADRATTMRLLADPKATAGDFTRPGHVVPLRAKEGGVLRRPGHTEAAVDLARLAGMAPAGVICEIVSQKDEGHMAQTDELRVFADEHDLALISIADLIAWRRRHEKHVVRVADARIPTRHGDFRAVGYSSVYDDVEHVALVTGDIAGADGQGNDVLVRVHSECLTGDVFGSLRCDCGPQLDAAMEMVAAEGRGIVLYMRGHEGRGIGLLHKLQAYQLQDSGQDTVDANLSLGLPADSRDYGLGAQILVDLGVGSMRLLTNNPAKRVGLDGYGLQITERVPMPVRANAENLRYLRTKRDRMGHDLDGLDEAVSNEGAVRPSGQRSSATGSPA; this is encoded by the coding sequence ATGTCTGAAGACACCACGGCACCCGCGGTCGCGGTCGCGGGAGCCACCGAGACCCGCGCCACGTTCGACACGGTCGAACGTGCCATCGCCGACATCGCCGCCGGTAAGGCGGTCGTCGTGGTCGATGACGAGGACCGCGAGAACGAAGGCGACCTGATCTTCGCGGCCGAGATGGCCACCCCCGAACTGGTGGCGTTCATGGTGCGCTACACCTCCGGATACCTGTGCGTGCCGCTCGACGGCGACGACTGCGACCGGTTGGGTCTGCCGCCGATGTACTCGATGAACCAGGACAAGCACGGCACCGCGTACACGGTGACCGTCGACGCCCGGCTCGGCGTGGGTACCGGCATCAGCGCCGCCGACCGCGCCACCACGATGCGGTTGCTGGCCGACCCGAAGGCCACCGCCGGTGACTTCACCCGGCCCGGACACGTGGTGCCCCTGCGGGCCAAGGAGGGCGGTGTACTGCGGCGCCCCGGACATACCGAGGCCGCGGTCGACCTGGCCAGGCTGGCCGGCATGGCGCCGGCGGGCGTGATCTGTGAGATCGTCAGCCAGAAGGACGAAGGTCACATGGCGCAGACCGACGAGTTGCGGGTCTTCGCCGATGAGCACGATCTCGCGCTCATCTCGATCGCCGATCTGATCGCCTGGCGCCGCCGCCACGAGAAGCATGTGGTGCGGGTCGCCGATGCGCGGATCCCCACCAGGCACGGCGATTTCCGCGCCGTCGGCTACTCCAGCGTGTACGACGACGTCGAGCACGTGGCACTGGTGACCGGCGACATCGCCGGCGCCGACGGACAGGGCAACGACGTCCTGGTGCGCGTGCACTCGGAATGTCTGACCGGTGACGTGTTCGGTTCGTTGCGCTGCGACTGCGGCCCGCAACTGGACGCCGCGATGGAGATGGTGGCGGCCGAGGGCCGCGGGATCGTGCTGTACATGCGCGGGCACGAGGGTCGCGGTATCGGCCTGCTGCACAAGTTGCAGGCATACCAGTTGCAGGATTCCGGGCAGGACACCGTCGACGCCAACCTGTCGCTCGGCCTGCCCGCCGACTCGCGGGACTACGGTCTGGGCGCGCAGATCCTCGTCGATCTGGGTGTGGGGTCGATGCGGCTGCTCACCAACAATCCGGCCAAACGGGTCGGGCTCGACGGTTACGGACTGCAGATCACCGAGCGGGTGCCGATGCCGGTGCGCGCCAACGCCGAGAACCTGCGATACCTGCGCACCAAACGCGACCGCATGGGGCACGACCTGGACGGTCTGGACGAAGCGGTGAGTAACGAGGGCGCTGTGCGCCCGTCGGGCCAGCGGTCCTCGGCGACGGGAAGCCCGGCATGA
- a CDS encoding RsmB/NOP family class I SAM-dependent RNA methyltransferase, giving the protein MSGAPGNRRQGRGDGDRRGPRGSRPRDQRPRDAKLRDKDVDVAREAARDVLRAVREQSAYANLLLPRLLRERRITGRDAAFATELTYGSARAQGLLDAVIASAAGRGIDEIDGDVLDVLRLGAYQLLRTRTSPHAAVSTSVDLVRSESGMGPAGFVNAVLRKISQRDEGLWIDQLAPPMAEDMIGNLAFRYAHPRWIAEVFFAALGGSAGQLQAALAADDERPPVHLVARPGMITAEELALTSGGDVGRFSPYCVYLPGGDPGGIDAVRDGFAGVQDEGSQLVARAVTVADVDQDGGRWLDMCAGPGGKAALMGSIADIDGARIDALEVSGHRAELIRKITGDLPVDVRVADARDSGLEPGYDRILLDAPCSGLGSLRRRPEARWRRTPGDVAELVVLQTELLTEALRLVKPGGVVVYSTCSPHPAETVEVVDAVVAVVPGARQLDARPLVTVGELTGPLLGAGPHVQLWPHLHGTDAMFLAAVTRDGQ; this is encoded by the coding sequence ATGAGCGGGGCTCCGGGTAATCGCAGGCAGGGGCGCGGGGACGGGGATCGCCGCGGCCCCAGGGGTTCGCGGCCCCGCGATCAGCGCCCGCGCGATGCGAAGCTGCGTGACAAGGACGTCGACGTCGCCCGCGAAGCCGCCCGCGACGTGTTGCGGGCCGTGCGAGAACAGTCAGCGTACGCCAACCTGCTGCTGCCGAGGCTGTTGCGGGAGCGCCGCATCACCGGCCGGGACGCGGCGTTCGCCACCGAACTGACGTACGGTTCCGCCCGCGCCCAGGGACTCCTCGATGCGGTGATCGCCTCGGCCGCCGGACGCGGTATCGACGAGATAGACGGCGATGTCCTCGACGTTCTGCGGCTGGGCGCCTATCAGCTGTTGCGGACCAGAACGTCCCCGCATGCGGCGGTGTCCACGTCGGTGGACCTGGTCCGGTCCGAGTCGGGAATGGGCCCCGCGGGTTTCGTCAACGCGGTGCTGCGCAAGATCTCTCAGCGCGATGAGGGTCTGTGGATCGATCAGCTCGCACCGCCGATGGCCGAGGACATGATCGGCAATCTCGCGTTCCGCTACGCGCACCCGCGGTGGATCGCCGAGGTCTTCTTCGCCGCGCTCGGCGGTTCGGCGGGTCAGCTGCAGGCGGCGCTGGCGGCCGACGACGAGCGGCCGCCGGTGCATCTGGTGGCCCGGCCGGGCATGATCACCGCCGAGGAACTGGCACTCACCAGCGGGGGCGATGTGGGCAGGTTCTCGCCGTATTGCGTGTATCTGCCGGGTGGTGATCCGGGCGGCATCGACGCCGTCCGTGACGGATTCGCCGGTGTGCAGGACGAGGGCAGCCAGTTGGTGGCGCGCGCGGTCACCGTCGCCGACGTGGACCAGGACGGCGGCCGCTGGCTCGACATGTGCGCCGGTCCCGGCGGCAAGGCCGCTCTGATGGGGTCGATCGCCGACATCGACGGCGCCCGGATCGATGCGCTGGAGGTGTCCGGGCATCGAGCCGAACTGATCCGCAAGATCACCGGCGATCTGCCGGTGGACGTGCGCGTCGCCGATGCGCGAGACTCCGGGCTCGAACCCGGTTACGACCGCATCCTGCTCGACGCGCCGTGTTCGGGGCTGGGTTCGCTCCGCCGTCGGCCCGAGGCGCGGTGGCGCCGCACTCCGGGCGACGTCGCCGAACTCGTCGTGCTGCAGACCGAACTCCTCACCGAGGCCTTGCGTCTGGTCAAACCCGGTGGTGTGGTGGTCTACTCGACGTGCTCGCCGCATCCGGCCGAGACCGTCGAGGTTGTCGACGCGGTGGTGGCGGTGGTGCCGGGTGCCCGGCAACTCGACGCGCGCCCCCTGGTCACCGTCGGTGAACTCACCGGACCTCTCCTGGGTGCCGGCCCCCACGTCCAACTCTGGCCGCACCTGCACGGCACGGACGCCATGTTCCTCGCCGCGGTCACCCGGGACGGACAGTAG
- a CDS encoding IS110 family RNA-guided transposase: MARQVWAGVDAGKTAHHCVVIDTDGEQLLSRRIDNDEPALTDLIATVGDIAAGGEVTWAMDLNAGGGALLIALLIDAQQRLLYLPGRTVHHASKGYRGDGKSDAKDAAVIADQARMRRDLQPLRPGDDIAVDLRILTARRADLVADRTRAINRMRATLLEFFPALERAIDYSSSKAGLTLLTGYQTPDSIRRMGHARLEAWLRNRKVRNAAAVAQTAMDAAHQQHVTVRGQQVAAQIVARLAKEVMTLNSEISDTEALIEDRFRRHPHAEILTSMPGFGTILAAEFLAATGGDMTVFGTVDRLAGVAGLAPVPRDSGRISGNLHRPRHYSRRLLRSCYLSAQVAVHRDPVSQVYYQRKRREGKTHVQAVIALARRRLNVQWAMLRDQKPYTTTDSATHVHGAAA, encoded by the coding sequence ATGGCGAGACAAGTATGGGCCGGTGTCGACGCCGGTAAGACCGCGCATCACTGCGTTGTAATCGATACCGATGGGGAGCAACTTTTGTCGCGGCGGATCGACAACGACGAACCCGCCTTGACTGACCTGATCGCCACGGTCGGCGACATTGCCGCCGGTGGCGAGGTCACCTGGGCGATGGACCTCAACGCCGGCGGCGGGGCACTGCTGATCGCTTTGCTGATCGACGCGCAACAGAGGCTGCTTTATCTGCCCGGCAGGACCGTGCACCACGCATCGAAGGGCTACCGAGGTGACGGTAAGTCCGACGCTAAGGATGCGGCAGTCATCGCCGATCAGGCGCGGATGCGCCGCGACCTGCAACCCCTGCGCCCGGGTGACGACATCGCGGTCGACCTCAGGATCCTGACCGCCCGCCGGGCAGACCTGGTCGCCGACCGCACCCGTGCAATCAACCGGATGCGCGCCACCTTGCTGGAGTTCTTCCCTGCGCTCGAGCGAGCCATCGACTACAGCAGTTCCAAGGCCGGGTTGACCTTGTTGACCGGCTACCAGACCCCCGATTCGATTCGCCGTATGGGCCACGCACGACTGGAGGCCTGGTTGCGTAACCGCAAGGTGCGCAATGCAGCCGCGGTCGCGCAGACCGCCATGGACGCGGCGCATCAGCAGCACGTCACGGTCCGCGGTCAGCAGGTCGCCGCGCAGATCGTGGCTCGGTTGGCCAAGGAGGTGATGACCCTCAACAGCGAAATCAGCGACACCGAAGCGCTGATCGAGGACCGATTTCGCCGCCACCCGCACGCCGAAATCCTGACCAGCATGCCCGGCTTCGGGACCATCCTGGCCGCAGAGTTCCTCGCCGCCACCGGCGGCGACATGACCGTCTTCGGCACCGTCGACCGCCTCGCTGGCGTCGCGGGCCTGGCACCAGTTCCCCGCGACTCCGGCCGGATCAGCGGCAACCTGCACCGGCCGCGGCACTACAGCCGCCGACTGCTGCGTTCCTGTTATCTCTCCGCGCAGGTTGCAGTACACCGCGATCCCGTCTCGCAGGTCTACTACCAACGCAAACGCCGCGAGGGCAAGACACACGTGCAAGCAGTCATCGCGCTCGCACGCCGTCGTCTCAACGTTCAATGGGCCATGCTCCGCGACCAGAAGCCCTACACCACAACCGATTCCGCAACCCACGTCCACGGCGCGGCCGCCTGA
- the uvrC gene encoding excinuclease ABC subunit UvrC, with protein sequence MADPSTYRPAPGTIPTDPGVYKFRDAHRRVIYVGKAKNLRSRLTSYFADVASLHPRTRQMVTSAASVEWTVVGTEVEALQLEYNWIKEFDPRFNVRYRDDKTYPVLAVTLNEEYPRLAVYRGHRTRGVRYFGPYSHAWAIRETVDLLTRVFPARTCTNGVFKRHRQMDRPCLLGYIDKCSAPCVGRVSAGEHRRIVDDFCDFLAGRTDQLINQIEREMSSAAEELDFEKAARLRDDATALRRAMEKQAVVFGDGTDADVIAVDSDDLEMSVQVFHVRGGRVRGQRGWVVERFDSDDDGEVIGQFLTQFYGGQADMETGESIPREVLVPAVPGDVGKVTDWLTDLRGSRVAVRVPQRGDKRALMETVARNASESLAQHKLRRAGDLTTRSAALTEIQQALGLDEAPLRIECVDISHVQGTDVVASLVVFEDGLPRKSDYRHYSIKEAAGEGHSDDVGSIAEVTRRRFLRHRADREPVVDPESGKARRFAYPPNLFVVDGGQPQVQAAAAVFDELGITDVAVVGLAKRLEEIWLPDDDDPVILPRSSEALFLLQRVRDEAHRFAITFHRSKRSKRMTASVLDAIPGLGQVRRTALVSHFGSVAKLREASVEEISAVPGIGVATATAVRDALAAGNGHDERGHRPQADLARAAGGGVVDE encoded by the coding sequence GTGGCTGACCCGTCTACCTATCGCCCCGCACCGGGGACGATCCCGACCGATCCGGGTGTGTACAAGTTCCGTGACGCACACCGGCGTGTCATCTACGTGGGCAAGGCCAAGAATCTGCGGTCCCGGCTGACGTCCTACTTCGCCGATGTAGCCTCGCTGCATCCGCGGACCCGGCAGATGGTCACCTCGGCGGCGTCGGTGGAGTGGACGGTCGTCGGCACCGAGGTGGAGGCGCTGCAGCTCGAATACAACTGGATCAAGGAGTTCGACCCGCGGTTCAACGTCCGCTACCGCGACGACAAGACCTATCCGGTGCTGGCCGTCACGCTGAACGAGGAGTACCCGCGGCTGGCGGTCTATCGAGGTCACCGCACACGCGGTGTGCGGTATTTCGGGCCGTACTCCCATGCCTGGGCCATCCGCGAGACGGTCGATCTGCTCACGCGCGTATTTCCCGCCCGCACCTGCACCAACGGGGTGTTCAAACGCCACCGTCAGATGGACCGGCCGTGTCTGCTGGGCTATATCGACAAGTGTTCGGCGCCGTGCGTGGGCCGGGTTTCGGCCGGCGAGCATCGGCGCATCGTCGACGACTTCTGCGACTTCCTTGCCGGCCGCACCGACCAGCTGATCAACCAGATCGAACGCGAGATGTCCTCGGCCGCTGAGGAATTGGATTTCGAGAAGGCTGCCAGGCTGCGTGATGACGCCACCGCACTGCGGCGGGCGATGGAAAAGCAGGCGGTGGTGTTCGGCGACGGCACCGACGCCGATGTCATCGCCGTCGACTCCGACGACCTGGAGATGTCGGTGCAGGTGTTCCATGTGCGCGGCGGACGGGTGCGGGGCCAGCGCGGCTGGGTCGTCGAGCGTTTTGATTCCGACGACGACGGCGAGGTCATCGGGCAGTTCCTGACCCAGTTCTACGGCGGGCAGGCCGATATGGAGACCGGCGAGTCGATTCCGCGTGAGGTCCTGGTGCCCGCGGTACCCGGCGACGTGGGCAAGGTGACCGACTGGCTCACCGATCTGCGCGGCAGCCGGGTGGCGGTGCGCGTACCCCAGCGTGGTGACAAGCGCGCCCTGATGGAGACGGTGGCCCGCAATGCCTCCGAGTCATTGGCCCAGCACAAGTTGAGGCGGGCCGGTGATCTGACCACCCGGTCGGCGGCACTGACAGAGATCCAACAGGCCCTCGGGCTGGACGAGGCGCCGCTGCGCATCGAGTGCGTCGACATCTCGCACGTGCAGGGCACCGATGTGGTGGCCTCACTGGTGGTGTTCGAAGACGGATTGCCCCGCAAATCGGACTACCGTCACTACTCGATCAAAGAAGCTGCCGGAGAAGGTCATTCGGACGATGTCGGGTCGATCGCGGAGGTCACCAGGCGCCGCTTCCTGCGGCACCGCGCCGACCGGGAACCGGTGGTCGACCCCGAATCGGGCAAGGCGCGCCGGTTCGCCTATCCGCCCAATCTGTTCGTGGTCGACGGTGGTCAGCCCCAGGTGCAGGCGGCGGCCGCGGTCTTCGACGAACTCGGCATCACCGATGTGGCGGTGGTCGGGCTGGCCAAACGTCTGGAGGAGATCTGGCTGCCCGACGACGACGATCCGGTGATCCTGCCGCGCAGCAGTGAGGCCCTGTTCCTGCTGCAGCGGGTGCGCGACGAGGCGCACCGGTTCGCGATCACCTTTCATCGCAGCAAACGCAGCAAGCGGATGACGGCGTCGGTACTCGACGCGATACCGGGGCTGGGGCAGGTGCGGCGTACCGCACTGGTGAGCCATTTCGGGTCGGTGGCCAAGCTGCGGGAGGCCTCGGTCGAGGAGATTTCGGCGGTACCCGGCATCGGAGTGGCCACCGCGACGGCGGTTCGCGACGCGCTGGCCGCCGGAAACGGGCACGATGAACGCGGGCACAGGCCGCAGGCGGATCTCGCCCGGGCCGCCGGAGGAGGTGTGGTGGATGAGTGA
- a CDS encoding riboflavin synthase — translation MFTGIVEELGTIVARDDLSDSARITVAGPLVISDAGHGDSIAVNGVCLTVVDYGEGRFTVDVMAETLHRSSLGGLEPGSRVNLERAMAAGGRFGGHIVQGHVDGVGEVVSVSPSDNWTVIRIALPAALSRYVVEKGSITVDGVSLTVSAVGDDWFEISLIPTTLAETNLGIAEPGRTVNLEVDVIAKYVERLHSQATRGE, via the coding sequence TTGTTTACCGGCATCGTCGAAGAACTCGGCACCATAGTCGCCCGTGACGATCTCAGCGATTCGGCCCGGATCACCGTCGCCGGGCCGCTGGTCATTTCCGACGCCGGACACGGTGATTCGATCGCGGTCAACGGGGTGTGCCTGACGGTCGTCGACTACGGCGAGGGCCGGTTCACCGTCGACGTCATGGCCGAGACCCTGCACCGCAGTTCGTTGGGCGGACTCGAACCGGGCAGCCGAGTCAACCTCGAACGGGCGATGGCCGCAGGCGGCCGATTCGGTGGCCACATCGTGCAGGGACATGTCGACGGCGTCGGTGAGGTGGTCTCGGTCAGTCCGTCCGACAACTGGACGGTGATCCGCATCGCACTGCCCGCGGCACTCTCGCGCTATGTTGTAGAGAAGGGGTCGATCACGGTTGACGGTGTGTCGCTGACAGTTTCGGCGGTCGGCGACGACTGGTTCGAGATTTCGCTGATTCCCACCACACTGGCCGAGACAAACCTGGGGATCGCCGAACCGGGCCGCACCGTCAACCTTGAGGTCGACGTGATCGCCAAATATGTGGAACGCCTGCACAGCCAGGCAACCCGAGGCGAGTAA
- the ribD gene encoding bifunctional diaminohydroxyphosphoribosylaminopyrimidine deaminase/5-amino-6-(5-phosphoribosylamino)uracil reductase RibD: MDFDGAMRQAIEASHAAQGVSSPNPPVGAVIVAPDGTVVGVGATAPPGGPHAEVVALRAAGESARGATAVVTLEPCNHTGRTGPCAQALLDAGIAEVAFAVADPNPAAAGGARTLRAAGVRVHDGVGADAAAAGPLKAWLFRQRHGRPMVTAKIASTIDGRIAAPDGTSQWITGPDARAHAHRTRSRIDAIVVGSGTALRDDPSLTARHSDGTGYAHQPVRVVLGQRDLPTGAALRTGPGYLHVHSHDPADVLAALPEALWVLVEGGPSIIGAFADAGLIDEIDHYLAPAVLGAGAASVSAHRVSTLGDRLLLRREEITELGDDLYVRYRRRS; encoded by the coding sequence ATGGATTTCGACGGCGCGATGCGCCAGGCGATCGAGGCCTCCCACGCCGCTCAGGGCGTCAGCTCACCGAACCCGCCGGTGGGTGCGGTCATCGTCGCACCCGACGGGACCGTGGTCGGGGTGGGTGCGACCGCGCCGCCCGGCGGACCGCACGCCGAGGTGGTGGCGCTGCGTGCGGCGGGGGAGTCGGCGCGCGGGGCCACCGCGGTGGTAACCCTCGAACCGTGCAATCACACCGGCCGCACCGGGCCGTGCGCGCAAGCGCTTCTCGACGCCGGGATCGCGGAGGTCGCCTTTGCCGTCGCCGACCCCAACCCGGCGGCGGCCGGCGGTGCGCGGACGCTGCGCGCGGCGGGGGTGAGGGTCCACGACGGTGTGGGCGCGGACGCCGCCGCGGCGGGGCCGCTGAAAGCATGGCTGTTCCGGCAACGTCACGGCCGCCCGATGGTCACCGCCAAGATCGCCTCCACCATCGACGGGCGGATCGCCGCACCCGACGGCACCAGCCAATGGATCACCGGGCCCGACGCACGCGCCCACGCACACCGGACCCGGTCCCGGATCGACGCGATCGTCGTGGGCAGCGGCACCGCCCTGCGGGATGATCCGTCACTGACCGCCCGGCACTCCGACGGCACCGGATATGCGCATCAGCCGGTGCGCGTAGTCCTGGGGCAGCGTGATCTGCCGACCGGTGCGGCGCTGCGCACCGGCCCGGGATACCTGCATGTGCACAGCCACGACCCGGCCGATGTGCTCGCCGCGTTGCCCGAGGCACTGTGGGTGCTGGTGGAGGGCGGACCGTCGATCATCGGGGCGTTCGCCGATGCCGGCCTGATCGATGAGATCGACCACTATCTGGCACCCGCCGTGCTCGGCGCCGGTGCGGCGTCGGTGAGCGCGCACCGGGTGAGCACGCTCGGTGATCGGCTGCTGCTGCGGCGAGAGGAGATCACCGAACTCGGCGACGATCTCTACGTGCGCTATCGCCGGCGAAGCTGA
- the ribH gene encoding 6,7-dimethyl-8-ribityllumazine synthase, with amino-acid sequence MSGAGEPTLNLGDVSGLHVAIAASQWHETICTALLDGALRAASEAGAPDPTVVRVAGAIELPVIVQALARTHDAVVALGVVVKGETPHFEYVCDAVTAGLTRVSLDESTPVGNGVLTTLDERQALARAGLPDSSEDKGAQAMSAALASAVILRDLAAGTAQR; translated from the coding sequence ATGAGCGGCGCGGGCGAACCGACCCTGAACCTGGGTGACGTATCGGGACTGCACGTGGCGATCGCCGCCTCACAGTGGCACGAGACCATCTGCACCGCACTGCTCGACGGGGCGCTGCGGGCGGCGTCGGAGGCCGGTGCCCCCGACCCGACCGTCGTGCGGGTCGCCGGTGCGATCGAACTGCCGGTGATCGTGCAGGCGCTGGCGCGCACCCACGACGCGGTCGTCGCATTGGGTGTGGTGGTCAAGGGGGAGACGCCGCACTTCGAGTACGTGTGCGACGCGGTCACCGCCGGGCTGACCCGGGTGTCGCTCGATGAGTCGACGCCGGTCGGCAACGGGGTGCTCACCACGCTCGACGAGCGCCAGGCGCTGGCGCGGGCCGGTCTACCGGATTCGTCGGAGGACAAGGGTGCGCAGGCGATGTCGGCGGCGCTCGCGTCGGCGGTGATCCTGCGGGATCTGGCCGCCGGTACCGCGCAGCGGTGA
- a CDS encoding PH domain-containing protein: protein MSSPVTGWDLEYRPRKLRRYAVIAAVVVLAIHIVFGALLTISDTGVRNIGVLDQLSIMLIGVVIAGVILLFTRPRIRVGAEGVSVRNLVTERLFEWDRVRGLSYPEKGSSAHLELPDDEYIPVLAVRASDGEQAVAAMDRFRDLDTSYRTR, encoded by the coding sequence GTGAGCAGTCCGGTGACCGGCTGGGATCTGGAGTACCGGCCGCGCAAACTGCGCAGGTACGCGGTGATCGCGGCGGTGGTGGTGTTGGCCATTCATATCGTGTTCGGCGCGCTGCTGACGATCTCCGACACCGGCGTGCGCAATATCGGTGTTCTCGATCAGCTCTCGATCATGCTGATCGGGGTGGTCATCGCCGGGGTGATCCTGCTGTTCACCAGGCCACGTATCCGGGTGGGCGCCGAGGGTGTGTCGGTGCGCAACCTGGTCACCGAGCGGCTGTTCGAATGGGATCGGGTACGTGGCCTGAGCTACCCGGAGAAGGGGTCGTCGGCGCATCTGGAACTGCCCGACGACGAGTACATTCCGGTGCTCGCCGTCCGCGCCTCCGATGGCGAGCAGGCGGTGGCGGCGATGGACCGGTTCCGCGACCTCGACACCTCGTACCGCACCCGCTGA
- a CDS encoding CAP domain-containing protein: MRRIPVVLGAVLALVVGLGVFVAPAPAEAAPSTTSLANSIHGLTNTERTTRNLGKVGTNACLKRYAQSHSQRQARENRMYHQQLRPILNACGVRSVGENVAYGYPTARAVMVGWMNSPGHRANILKRGFNRLGVGVAYSTSGRPYYTQVFGQI; the protein is encoded by the coding sequence ATGAGAAGAATTCCTGTTGTTCTCGGTGCCGTGTTGGCACTCGTCGTCGGTCTCGGCGTGTTCGTGGCGCCGGCCCCGGCCGAGGCCGCGCCCAGCACGACGTCGCTGGCGAACAGCATCCACGGGCTGACCAATACCGAGCGCACCACACGGAACCTGGGCAAGGTGGGCACCAACGCCTGCCTCAAGCGCTACGCCCAGTCCCACTCCCAGCGGCAGGCCCGCGAGAACCGCATGTACCACCAGCAGCTACGGCCCATCCTGAATGCCTGTGGTGTGCGGTCGGTCGGCGAGAACGTCGCCTACGGATACCCCACCGCACGCGCCGTCATGGTCGGCTGGATGAATTCGCCCGGGCATCGGGCGAACATCCTCAAACGCGGATTCAACCGTCTGGGCGTCGGTGTCGCCTACTCCACGTCCGGCCGCCCGTACTACACCCAGGTGTTCGGTCAGATCTGA
- a CDS encoding lipopolysaccharide assembly protein LapA domain-containing protein — protein MTKDVGAYPAEQNTPANPAVELVKQYWLPIILTVVAVVFIAQNRNRFNFNFLWIDWSMPQWLALTVVVLIGVAVGWFLGVRRYKRKAGA, from the coding sequence ATGACCAAGGATGTCGGCGCCTATCCGGCCGAACAGAACACTCCGGCAAACCCCGCGGTCGAGTTGGTGAAGCAGTACTGGCTGCCCATCATCCTGACGGTGGTGGCTGTCGTCTTCATCGCCCAGAACCGCAACAGGTTCAACTTCAACTTCCTGTGGATCGACTGGTCGATGCCGCAGTGGCTGGCGCTGACCGTCGTGGTGCTGATCGGTGTCGCGGTGGGCTGGTTCCTGGGCGTACGCCGGTACAAGCGCAAGGCCGGGGCGTAA
- the rpe gene encoding ribulose-phosphate 3-epimerase, with protein MCTAGKSPMIAPSILSADFANLAAEAAAVAGEGSNRADWLHVDVMDGHFVPNLTLGLPVVESILKSTDIPIDCHLMIEDPARWAPPYAEAGAYNVTFHAEATDDPVPVARDIRKAGAKAGLSLKPGTPLEPYLEVLKSFDTLLIMSVEPGFGGQSFIPEVLAKARAIRKVIDSGDLTLLVEIDGGINADTIEQAAEAGIDCFVAGSAVYGKDDPGAAVAALRAQAAAAR; from the coding sequence ATGTGCACCGCCGGTAAGAGCCCGATGATCGCTCCGTCCATCCTGTCCGCCGACTTCGCCAACCTCGCCGCCGAGGCCGCCGCCGTGGCCGGGGAGGGTTCGAACCGCGCCGACTGGCTGCACGTCGACGTCATGGACGGCCATTTTGTCCCGAACCTGACGTTGGGGCTGCCGGTGGTGGAGTCGATTCTCAAGTCCACCGACATCCCGATCGACTGCCACCTGATGATCGAGGATCCGGCACGCTGGGCGCCGCCGTACGCGGAGGCGGGCGCCTACAACGTGACCTTCCACGCCGAGGCCACCGACGATCCGGTGCCGGTGGCCCGCGATATCCGCAAGGCGGGTGCCAAGGCCGGGCTCTCACTCAAACCCGGGACGCCGCTGGAGCCGTACCTGGAGGTCCTGAAAAGCTTTGACACGCTGCTGATCATGAGCGTCGAACCCGGATTCGGCGGGCAGAGCTTCATTCCCGAGGTGCTGGCCAAGGCGCGCGCCATCCGCAAGGTGATCGATTCGGGCGACCTCACGCTGCTCGTCGAAATCGACGGTGGCATCAATGCCGACACCATCGAGCAGGCCGCCGAGGCCGGTATCGACTGTTTCGTCGCCGGTTCGGCCGTCTACGGCAAGGACGACCCCGGTGCCGCGGTGGCGGCGCTGCGGGCACAGGCTGCCGCGGCCCGCTGA